A window of Hordeum vulgare subsp. vulgare chromosome 5H, MorexV3_pseudomolecules_assembly, whole genome shotgun sequence genomic DNA:
ATAGTATAGAAAATCGTAGGGGTACAACATGGGTGTGTGCATTAACCGATGTAGAGCCTGGGGCTCCTTCctttttggaaaaaaatcatggCATGATCTAATGGCCTCTGCCGCTTGGATTTGCCACTCCTCCGCCGTTGTTTATAATTGAAATTGACAATTTACAGCTAATATATGTAGTTACTGATACACTACTGAGCTAGGGCACTCTTTTCTGATGTCAAGGGGCACTTGTCGCATTTGGAACTAGTGGGCTATTTAGTCTGTTAGGTCTGCAAATGCTAGTAGTGGGTGCAAGCTCTGTTATTTCTGTAAATTTATGATCAGATGTATTTGGTGGGACCTGTGTTGACCATCTCACCTGTCGTCTAATGTTTCATGATACATAAAATGGATATAGTTACTTATGGTGCCGTTGACAGTATAAGCTGTGTGCATCAGTCAATGCAGAGGATAGGGCTCCCTCCTTTTCAGGGAAAACATGTCATAATCTAATTCAACCTAGCATTTGATCCAATGGCCTATGAAGCTTGGGTTTGCCACTTATCCATCGTTGGATATAAGTAAATTGATGACTGGTATTTGAAGTTATTGTTACACTACTGGTAAATAATATAGAAAAcattaaatactcatgtatccttACATATTTTAGCTTTGTTTAATGCTGAAAAACTCAAGAGTTTTTCTCTTTCAATGCTTTACAACAATATATAGCTTGATATTGGCAAGAATGACCTCACATGCTAGGTTGCATGCTGCTTCTCTCTTACCACTTTTTTGTGTTCATGCTTCTTTTTCTCTGCCTTTGAGTGAGGTATTTAGTTTGTAAGTAGTAGCCCCTTTCTTAACCACTCTCAATATTTCTCTTGGGTGTTGATGCTTTCCCAAATCCTTAATGCAATCTTCTGTGAATGCAGGCCCAAAGACAGTTAAACTCTTCTCCAACAGAGAGCATATGGGTTTCAGGTATACTGCCTTTTAGTTTTAACTGAAGCTCATTGATACTGACTTCTGAAAACGTTTTGGGTTTTCCCTTAAGCCTGACATATTTCTGTATTGATTGGCAGCAACGTCAATGACTTTCCTCCAAGTGACAGTGTTGACCTATCATCCAGCCATTTACTGGAAGTATGTTCTTATCCTAAAATctaagtctattttgattctttttcTTGATGCCCATGTAGCATCATCAGTTATTCCTGTCTTAGCTTATGCATTACCTCAAATTGATGAGCATTGGCTATTCTTCTCTACAGAGTAAGCCTGTGACGCTAAAGTATGTGAAGTTCCAGAATGTTcgcaggtatgcacatcttcctcTAGCACACTTGTAACCTGGCATTTAGTAGTGTTATCCTATTCTTATAACCCCTTCTTTTCTCATCCCAGCCTGACTATGTTTATTGAAGACAATCAAAGCGGAGctgacatcacaaaaattcagaaGATCGCACTTTATGGAACCACGTAAGTTCTGTTAGCACTTAGTATTTTATAAATTTCACTGGATGTCTGGATGGACAATATTATAGTCCTTTTAGCTGTACTGCTCAGATTGTGGGAGATTTGTGATAAGTTGTGCCGTCAGCATCTTTAGTTCCTGAAGATGCACAGCAATCTAGGAGTATTTGTAATATGTTTTCAGTAGCTGAGTATTCTGGAAAGATAATTGGAGAGTGAAAGTGGTTATTTTAGGAAAAATGTACAAGAGTCATCATTGTATTGAGCCAACGTCGAAGTTTAAGTTCTGATTTCCAGCATTGTAGAACCACTTCATAGATATTACAGACTAAAATATTTCCTCCCAGACACACATTACTTGTGATACAACTCCTAaaatgttttttccttttttttttggcAGCGTGGACACGACAAATATGAAGGAcctgaagaagatagaagaacattaAGCACATCAGCTAAGATAGTGTGTTTCCAGTGGGTGTAAACAGTTAACTGTTGTGGTTGATGCTGGCAACTTTGTGCCCCTATTTTACACATGAGGTATTTAAGAGCCCAGTTAGCCTCCTGTAGGCTGCAATTTCTGTgtgtgggcttgtttggcaaacgaAACGATGTTCCTTGGTGAGAAAATTCATATCCATATCCCTTTTCCCTTGAGAGTTTTGGTGTTGATGATGCTTGCCTTGGCTTGTTGATGATCATTCCATGTTCGTCGCGGCGGAAAATGTTGATTGGATTGGCAATACTATATTTCTGTCGATGTCCGATCACAGTGACTTATGTTGAGAGCACGTAATAAGTTTCCATACATGGCAATCTACATACGGTATCTAGGTTAGCATACATACATGTGCCAGGCAGGCAGAGACGAACGAATCATCATGTTAGGTTTGGCTGGTTGCCAGGATCAAGATCAGTCGGCGGCCTCGAGGGCGATTAGGATGGCCCTGAAGAGGTTGATGATGTCGAGGTAGAGGGTAATGGAGGCGGCGACATACTCGTCGTAGGTGTAgcgcttgatgaggttgtcggtgTCGTAGAtgatgaaggcggagaagatgAGCGCGGCGATGCAGCCATAGACGAGCACCGTCGTCTTGCCCATGGGGAAGAGCACAATGACGATGGCgtagaggaggaggatgacgcaCGCGGCGAAGAGGAAGGGGCCGAGGAACTCGAAGTCGTGTCCGCGCTTGGCCGCCCAGAAGGTGTAGGCGGTGAGCGAGACCACGACGACGAGCGTCATGCCGGCCGCCTCGAAGATGATGGGCCCGCGCTTGGTGAGGCACCCCAGCCCTATCGACAGGCTGATGCACACGGTGAAGATGCCCAGGAACACCAGGTTCACCGGGTGCTTCTTCCGGAAGTAGACCATCGGCAGCATCACTGCGCTTGCACCAACCAACGGCATCCATCCATCAGTAAGCAATGCACAGAGAATGCACCCATGAAATTAAGCAAATCGAAGGTAGGTTGTTGGTGGGTTGGGCAACCGACCGAGCAGGGGGgagatgaggatgacgatgaagGCGCCGAGGGCGGCGGGGGTGCGGGAGAGGAAGAAGGTCCGGACGGAGTCGGTTAGGttcatggcggcggcgacggccacGGTGACGAGCATCTGGAGGGAGACGATCACGTACACCTTGCGGATGAAGGCCCAGCGCAGCTCCGGGCTCTCGATCATGTACCCGTCGGGCCCCGACGGGTAGCACGCCTCCACGTCGTAGTGGTGGTGATCGTGCTTGCCCATGCCCGCGGCTACCACCTTGGATCGGCTGGCGCAACTTTCCTTCCCAGCAGTCCGGTGGAGGACGGCCGACGGGTTGGTCGACGATGGTGTCCCGGCGTAGGAATGGTGTCTCAATAGGCTCCGCCAGCAATGGGCGTCAAGTCTTTAATTTGGATGCCATGGCTGGAGGCCAGCTTTCGTCTATTCTTGGGCTGGCGGTCGCTCTGTCGCTTCAAACAgttccccccgtgcctccttcacCATCCAAAAAGTT
This region includes:
- the LOC123452694 gene encoding protein LIFEGUARD 2-like, whose translation is MGKHDHHHYDVEACYPSGPDGYMIESPELRWAFIRKVYVIVSLQMLVTVAVAAAMNLTDSVRTFFLSRTPAALGAFIVILISPLLVMLPMVYFRKKHPVNLVFLGIFTVCISLSIGLGCLTKRGPIIFEAAGMTLVVVVSLTAYTFWAAKRGHDFEFLGPFLFAACVILLLYAIVIVLFPMGKTTVLVYGCIAALIFSAFIIYDTDNLIKRYTYDEYVAASITLYLDIINLFRAILIALEAAD